One window from the genome of Lepisosteus oculatus isolate fLepOcu1 chromosome 21, fLepOcu1.hap2, whole genome shotgun sequence encodes:
- the mtch2 gene encoding mitochondrial carrier homolog 2 translates to MLQNSFTSLSCDWGFVAPQLTLAGSRDSTWSLSLSPPFFLSLEVQDEIVVSIMADTCGQVLLGSGLTVLSHPLMYIKVLVQVGHEPLPPTLGRNFFGRQVYQLPGLFAYAKHIVKIDGKAGLFKGLAPRLCAGSIGTIVHSKVLQRYQEQEKNNEESGNCKKDDISSLQQVVNETTKEMVARSCATIVTHPFHVITLRCMVQFIGRETKYSGVFDSIVTIYKEEGILGFFAGLIPRLLGDILSLWICNMLAHLVNTYAIDSSMNHMGEIKNCSQAITGFFASMLTYPFMLVSNLMAVNSCGLAGGLPPYASVYPNWVECWRHLSREGNTSRGNSLFFRKVPAGKTYAVDQQRFF, encoded by the exons ATGCTCCAGAACAGCTTCACGTCACTATCATGTGACTGGGGTTTCGTAGCCCCTCAGCTGACGCTAGCCGGATCACGTGACAGCActtggtctctctctctctccccccccttctttctctctctcgaGGTCCAGGACGAGATTGTTGTTTCCATCATGGCGGACACGTGTGGTCAGGTGCTGCTGGGGTCGGGTCTCACAGTTCTCTCCCACCCGCTTATGTACATCAAGGTGCTAGTGCAG GTTGGGCACGAACCTCTTCCACCAACTTTAGGCAGAAACTTCTTTGGCCGGCAGGTTTACCAACTGCCAGGCCTTTTTGCCTACG CTAAACACATAGTGAAGATTGATGGGAAAGCAGGTCTGTTCAAAGGCCTGGCGCCTAGACTTTGTGCTGGATCCATCGGGACCATCGTCCACAGTAAGGTCCTTCAG agataccaggaacaagaaaaaaataatgag gagTCAGGAAACTGCAAGAAAGATGACATCTCGTCACTACAGCAAGTTGTGAATGAG ACAACCAAAGAGATGGTAGCACGTTCCTGTGCCACGATTGTCACTCACCCCTTCCATG tTATCACTCTGAGGTGTATGGTGCAATTTATTGGAAGGGAAACCAAATACAG CGGGGTGTTCGACTCCATTGTAACCATCTACAAGGAAgagggaattctgggatttttTGC GGGTTTAATTCCTCGCCTGCTAGGTGATATTTTGTCATTATGGATCTGCAACATGCTCGCACACCTTGTCAACACCTATGCAATAGACAGCTCT ATGAACCACATGGGAGAAATAAAGAACTGCTCTCAGGCCATCACAGGT TTCTTTGCGAGCATGCTTACGTATCCCTTCATGTTGGTGTCCAACTTAATGGCAGTCAACAGCTGTGG cctTGCGGGCGGCCTTCCACCTTATGCTTCAGTATATCCTAACTGGGTGGAGTGTTGGAGGCACCTTAGCAGAGAG GGCAACACGAGCAGAGGGAACAGTCTATTCTTCCGAAAGGTGCCGGCTGGGAAGACGTACGCCGTGGACCAgcagagatttttttaa
- the psmc3 gene encoding 26S proteasome regulatory subunit 6A, with protein MSVSVKRLRLTSLLQIRNSKMASLNDRSVWDEVEDGIGEEVLKMSTEEIIQRTRLLDSEIKIMKSEVLRVTHELQAMKDKIKENTEKIKVNKTLPYLVSNVIELLDVDPNDQEEDGANIDLDSMRKGKCAVIKTSTRQTYFLPVIGLVDAEKLKPGDLVGVNKDSYLILETLPTEYDSRVKAMEVDERPTEQYSDIGGLDKQIQELVEAIVLPMNHKEKFENLGIQPPKGVLMYGPPGTGKTLLARACAAQTKATFLKLAGPQLVQMFIGDGAKLVRDAFALAKEKAPSIIFIDELDAIGTKRFDSEKAGDREVQRTMLELLNQLDGFQPNTQVKVIAATNRVDILDPALLRSGRLDRKIEFPMPNEEARARIMQIHSRKMNVSQDVNYEELARCTDDFNGAQCKAVCVEAGMIALRRGATELTHEDYMEGILEVQAKKKANLQYYA; from the exons atgtCAGTATCTGTAAAAAGATTAAGATTGACGAGTTTACTCCAAATCAGAAATTCCAAAATGGCGTCTCTGAATGACAGATCAGTTTGGGATGAGGTTGAG GATGGGATAGGTGAGGAGGTGCTCAAAATGTCCACTGAGGAGATCATTCAGCGGACACGCCTCTTGGACAGTGAAATTAAG ataATGAAAAGTGAGGTCTTGAGAGTTACTCATGAGCTCCAGGCCATGAAGGATAAAATCAAAGAGAACACTGAGAAGATTAAAGTGAACAAGACACTGCCATACCTCGTCTCCAATGTCATTGAG TTGTTGGATGTAGATCCAAATGATCAAGAGGAAGATGGAGCCAATATTGATCTGGATTCCATGAGGAAAGGCAAATGTGCCGTGATAAAAACATCAACACGACAG ACTTACTTCCTCCCTGTAATTGGTTTGGTTGATGCAGAGAAACTGAAGCCAGGAGACCTTGTG GGGGTGAACAAGGACTCGTACCTGATCCTCGAGACCCTGCCCACGGAGTACGACTCCCGAGTGAAGGCCATGGAGGTGGACGAGCGTCCCACTGAGCAGTACAGCGACATCGGAGGGCTGGACAAACAGATCCAGGAG CTGGTGGAGGCCATAGTTTTGCCCATGAACCACAAGGAGAAGTTTGAGAACTTGGGGATCCAGCCTCCAAAGGGGGTGCTGATGTACGGCCCTCCAGGAACAGGCAAGACGCTGCTGGCCAGAGCCTGTGCAGCCCAGACCAAG GCCACATTCCTGAAGCTGGCTGGCCCACAGCTGGTCCAGATGTTTATTGGAGATGGAGCCAAACTGGTGCGAGACGCTTTTGCTTTAGCCAAAGAGAAAGCTCCCTCCATCATCTTCATTGACGAGCTGGATGCCATTGGCACCAAACG GTTTGACAGTGAGAAGGCAGGGGACCGTGAGGTTCAGAGGACTATGCTGGAGCTTCTCAATCAGCTCGATGGCTTTCAGCCCAACACGCAAGTCAAG GTCATTGCTGCCACCAACAGAGTAGACATCCTGGACCCGGCTCTCCTGCGCTCCGGGAGGCTGGACCGCAAGATCGAGTTCCCCATGCCCAACGAGGAGGCCAGGGCTAGAATCATGCAGATTCACTCTCGCAAGATGAACGTTAG TCAAGATGTAAATTACGAGGAGCTGGCTCGATGTACAGATGATTTCAATGGGGCCCAGTGCAAGGCCGTGTGTGTGGAAGCT GGCATGATCGCACTGCGCAGGGGGGCCACCGAGCTCACCCACGAGGATTACATGGAGGGCATTCTGGAGGTGCAAGCCAAGAAGAAGGCCAACCTGCAGTACTACGCTTGA